GTGGTAATTTTGTATGACCGAAAAACTACACCTATGACCTGTCTCAACCACGCTTCGCTGGCCGCGTCGCTCGCCGCCCTGACCGTGGCCGCCGATGCCGCCGCCGCTTCGAAACCCAAATCCCCCGCCGGGAAACGTCCCGCCGTCATCGTCATTATGACCGACCAGCAGACCGCCGGAGCCATATCCTGCGCCGGCAATCCGTGGGTCCGGACCCCTGCGATGGATGCGCTGGCCGCCGACGGCGTGCGCTTTACGCGCGCCTACTGCCCCTATCCGCTGAGCGGTCCCTGCCGCGCCGCGCTCGTCACGGGTCGCATGCCCTTCGAGGTCGGGGCCTTCGACAACGCCATACGTCCCGCCGACGCCGATATGCAGGCCGGTATCGGCCACCGCCTCGCCGAGGCGGGTTACGAGTGCCTCTACGCCGGGAAATGGCACGTCCCGGAGGTCAATCTGCCCGATTCGGGCACGGGTTTCCGCCGCATCTCGAAGATGAACGACCCGGCGCTGGCCGACGCCTGCGACGCGGCGCTGAAGGAGTATGACGGACAGAAGCCGCTTTTTCTGGTGGCTTCGCTGCTCAATCCCCACGAAATCTGCGAATACGGACGCCACGAGACACTCCAATACGGCGAACTGGCGCCCTTTTCCACCGAAGAGTGTCCCAACCTTCCGGCCAACTTCATGCCTTCGACCTATGCCGCCGAGGCCCTGACGCTCGAACACGCCTCTTCGCCCCGCTACCACGACACCTACACCTATACGCAGGACGACTGGCGGCGTTATCTCTATGCCTATTACCGTCTGGTGGAGCGTGCCGACCGCGAGGTGGGCCGTATCGTCGGGGTGCTGAAGGCGCACGGGCTTTACGACGACGCGGCGATCGTCTTCCTCTCGGACCACGGCGACGGTGCGGCCGCCCACGGCTGGAACCAGAAATGGAATCTGCAGGAGGAGGTCATCAACGTGCCGCTGATCGTCAAGCCGCCCAAGGGCGCCGGCCTGCGGGGCGTGCGCAACGACGAGGCGCTGTCGAACGTCGGCCTGGACCTCTACGCCACGGCCTGCGACTATGCGGGCGTCACGCCCGACCCCGGGCGTTACCGTGGCCGGAGCCTTCGCCCGGTGGCCGAAGGGCGTCAGGCGACGCTTCACGACGAGGTGTTCGTCGAGACGCTCCTCCCGGGCCCCGGCATGCGCGGCTGGAGCGTCGTCGGCCCGCGTTACAAATACGTCCTCTACCAGTGGGGCCGTAACCGCGAGGCGTTGTACGACCTGCAGGACGATCCCGGCGAGATGGTCAACCTGGCCGTCGATCGCCGTTACGAAGCCGAGCTGAACCGTCTGCGCCGGGCGATGTACGACTGGGGCGTGCGCATCGGCGATCCGAAGCTCGTGCGCAACCTGCGGCCCTTTGCCGAAACCCGAAACTGAAAACCGATCTGAATATATGAAAAACTTCGATTCCATGCGTTGTAGGGTGCGTTATGCCGCCGTGCCGCTGACGCTGGCAGCCCTCGCGGGGTGCAGCGAGGGGCACACCAGACGCCCCAACATCATCGTTATGATGACCGACGACCACACCGCGCAGACCATGAGCTGTTACGGCAGCCTGCTGGTCGAAACCCCCAACCTCGACCGTCTGGCGCGTGAGGGCATGCTCTTCGAGAACTGCTACGTCTCCAACGCCATCTCGGGTCCCTCGCGGGCCTGCATCCTCACGGGCAAGTACAGCCATGTGAACGGCTTCACGGACAATTCGCGCACCTTCGACGGTGACCAGCAGACCTTCCCCAAACTGCTGCACGACGCCGGTTACCAGACGGCGATGATCGGCAAGTGGCACCTCAATTCCGATCCGCAGGGATTCGATTTCTG
This Alistipes shahii WAL 8301 DNA region includes the following protein-coding sequences:
- a CDS encoding sulfatase, which codes for MTCLNHASLAASLAALTVAADAAAASKPKSPAGKRPAVIVIMTDQQTAGAISCAGNPWVRTPAMDALAADGVRFTRAYCPYPLSGPCRAALVTGRMPFEVGAFDNAIRPADADMQAGIGHRLAEAGYECLYAGKWHVPEVNLPDSGTGFRRISKMNDPALADACDAALKEYDGQKPLFLVASLLNPHEICEYGRHETLQYGELAPFSTEECPNLPANFMPSTYAAEALTLEHASSPRYHDTYTYTQDDWRRYLYAYYRLVERADREVGRIVGVLKAHGLYDDAAIVFLSDHGDGAAAHGWNQKWNLQEEVINVPLIVKPPKGAGLRGVRNDEALSNVGLDLYATACDYAGVTPDPGRYRGRSLRPVAEGRQATLHDEVFVETLLPGPGMRGWSVVGPRYKYVLYQWGRNREALYDLQDDPGEMVNLAVDRRYEAELNRLRRAMYDWGVRIGDPKLVRNLRPFAETRN